A genomic stretch from Ureibacillus composti includes:
- a CDS encoding ABC transporter ATP-binding protein, whose product MTFLTVSNVHHTYFSIKEATEALRDINLTIQKGEFVSFIGPSGCGKTTLLSIIAGLFSPTVGSVLIENQKIFGNKELSIGYMLQQDYLFPWKTIEENVTLGLTLQKSDEDKSRIASTLLQDVGLPPVEKKYPRELSGGMRQRVALARTLAVDPKILLLDEPFSALDYQSKLKLEDLVFEMLKQYGKTAVLVTHDIGEAIAMSDRIFLFSARPGRLHKTFEVPEEIRTLTPFEARAHSSYSSLFQIIWKEMEGLEHQQST is encoded by the coding sequence ATGACCTTTTTAACAGTTAGCAACGTTCATCACACATATTTTTCAATTAAAGAAGCTACTGAAGCATTACGAGATATTAATTTAACGATACAAAAGGGTGAATTTGTTTCTTTTATTGGACCAAGTGGATGTGGGAAAACAACTTTATTATCAATAATTGCTGGTTTGTTTTCTCCAACAGTAGGTTCGGTTTTAATCGAAAATCAAAAAATATTCGGAAACAAAGAGCTTTCAATAGGATATATGCTTCAGCAAGATTATTTATTCCCCTGGAAAACGATTGAAGAAAATGTGACGCTTGGGTTAACGTTGCAAAAAAGTGATGAAGATAAATCGAGAATTGCATCAACTTTATTACAAGACGTTGGATTGCCTCCAGTTGAGAAAAAATACCCTAGAGAGTTATCAGGAGGTATGAGGCAACGAGTTGCATTAGCGAGGACATTAGCGGTTGATCCGAAAATTTTATTACTTGATGAGCCGTTTTCCGCTCTTGATTATCAATCAAAGTTAAAATTAGAAGATTTAGTTTTTGAAATGTTAAAGCAGTATGGAAAAACGGCAGTGCTTGTAACCCATGATATTGGGGAGGCAATTGCCATGAGTGACCGCATCTTTCTATTTTCCGCTCGACCTGGCCGCTTGCATAAAACTTTTGAAGTTCCTGAGGAAATTAGAACATTAACACCTTTTGAAGCGCGGGCACATTCAAGTTATTCCTCGCTTTTCCAAATTATTTGGAAGGAGATGGAGGGTCTTGAACATCAACAATCTACATGA